From Paracoccus aminovorans, one genomic window encodes:
- the rlmJ gene encoding 23S rRNA (adenine(2030)-N(6))-methyltransferase RlmJ: MLSYQHAYHAGNLADLHKHALLASMLAYLTAKPKQLSYLETHAGRGLYDLAGAESEKTGEAAAGITRALSENWLPADHPLRQALDAVRARHGANAYPGSPLIARHFLRPGDEAHLAELHPAEHQALARVAGFAHLHRQDGFQMAQAICPPTPRRGLLLIDPSYEVKADYDAIPPQIAKLARKWNVGVIALWYPVLTDLRHAAMVETLRRDHPEALVSEVRFPPARPGHGMVGSGMVVLNPPYGLDEEARRIAALF, translated from the coding sequence ATGTTGTCCTATCAGCACGCCTATCACGCCGGGAACCTGGCGGACCTGCACAAGCATGCGCTGCTGGCGTCGATGCTGGCCTATCTGACCGCCAAGCCGAAGCAGCTGTCCTATCTGGAAACCCATGCCGGGCGCGGGCTTTACGACCTGGCCGGCGCGGAATCGGAAAAGACGGGCGAGGCGGCGGCCGGCATCACCCGCGCGCTGTCCGAAAACTGGCTGCCGGCGGATCACCCCTTGCGGCAGGCGCTGGACGCGGTGCGCGCCCGCCACGGCGCCAACGCCTATCCCGGCTCGCCGCTGATCGCGCGGCATTTCCTGCGTCCGGGCGACGAGGCGCATCTGGCGGAACTGCACCCGGCCGAGCACCAGGCTCTGGCCCGGGTCGCCGGTTTCGCGCATCTGCACCGGCAGGACGGCTTCCAGATGGCGCAGGCGATATGTCCGCCCACGCCGCGGCGGGGGCTACTGCTGATCGATCCCAGCTATGAGGTCAAGGCGGACTATGACGCCATTCCGCCCCAGATCGCCAAGCTGGCGCGCAAGTGGAACGTGGGCGTGATCGCGCTATGGTATCCGGTGCTGACCGACCTGCGCCACGCGGCGATGGTCGAGACCCTGCGGCGCGATCATCCCGAAGCGCTGGTTTCGGAGGTGCGGTTCCCGCCGGCCCGACCGGGACACGGCATGGTCGGCTCGGGCATGGTCGTGCTGAACCCGCCCTACGGGCTGGACGAGGAAGCCCGGCGAATCGCGGCACTGTTCTAG
- a CDS encoding DUF1127 domain-containing protein has product MAVLDLIHGGVHRNTAGNGSIAKFVAAIRETLARRSVYRQTLRELNQLSNRDLADLGLHRANIPSVARQAAYGTR; this is encoded by the coding sequence ATGGCTGTTCTCGATCTGATTCATGGCGGTGTCCACCGCAATACGGCCGGCAACGGCTCGATCGCGAAATTCGTGGCCGCTATCCGTGAGACCCTGGCCCGCCGTTCGGTGTATCGCCAGACCCTGCGCGAGCTGAACCAACTGTCCAACCGCGATCTGGCCGACCTCGGCCTGCACCGCGCCAACATCCCCAGCGTGGCCCGCCAGGCCGCCTACGGGACCAGATAA
- a CDS encoding N-acetylmuramoyl-L-alanine amidase, with the protein MSLSPNHGDRRGQTPALVVIHYTGMADAPAARARLCDPATEVSAHWLIDEAGATEALVPEDRRAWHAGAGSWQGCDDVNSRSIGIELANPGDRPFPEPQMAALERLLRGILARWSIGPEGVIAHSDLAPGRKIDPGPRFDWRRLALQGLAIWPGPAGEDRPLAESLTRIGYPDHPARLAAFRLRFRPGGRGPEDALDRRLAAALAAGRLLSGAVSPGEQADRAGPPPQPQNAAEKMF; encoded by the coding sequence TTGAGCCTGTCGCCCAATCACGGCGACCGGCGCGGGCAGACCCCCGCGCTGGTGGTGATCCATTACACCGGCATGGCGGACGCGCCCGCGGCCCGCGCCCGGCTTTGCGACCCCGCGACCGAGGTCAGCGCGCACTGGCTGATCGACGAGGCCGGCGCCACCGAGGCGCTGGTTCCCGAAGACCGCCGCGCCTGGCATGCCGGCGCGGGGTCCTGGCAGGGGTGCGACGACGTGAATTCCCGCAGCATCGGCATCGAGCTGGCCAACCCCGGCGACAGGCCCTTTCCCGAGCCGCAGATGGCGGCGCTGGAGCGGCTGCTGCGCGGCATCCTGGCGCGCTGGTCGATCGGCCCCGAGGGCGTGATCGCCCATTCCGACCTGGCGCCCGGGCGCAAGATCGACCCCGGTCCCCGCTTCGACTGGCGGCGCCTGGCCCTGCAAGGCCTGGCGATCTGGCCCGGCCCGGCGGGCGAGGACCGGCCGCTGGCCGAAAGCCTGACCCGCATCGGCTATCCGGACCACCCGGCGCGGCTCGCCGCCTTTCGCCTGCGCTTCCGGCCGGGGGGGCGGGGTCCCGAGGACGCCCTGGACCGTCGCCTTGCCGCGGCCTTGGCCGCTGGCCGGCTTCTTTCCGGCGCGGTTAGCCCGGGGGAACAGGCGGACAGGGCGGGTCCTCCCCCGCAGCCCCAGAACGCTGCTGAAAAAATGTTCTGA
- the gatA gene encoding Asp-tRNA(Asn)/Glu-tRNA(Gln) amidotransferase subunit GatA, which translates to MSALNELTISAARDGLRKGDFTAAELTGACLDAIEAAGALNAYSHGTPDQARAMAADADKRLAAGDAPAMCGIPLGIKDLFCTKGVPSQAASRILDGFLPQYESTVTQNLWDAGAVMLGKLSMDEFAMGSSNESACYGPVVNPWKVDDRQLTPGGSSGGSAAAVAADLCLAATGTDTGGSIRQPAAFTGIVGLKPTYGRVSRWGVIAFASSLDQAGPMTKSVRDAAIMLGAMASVDPKDSTSAEREVPDYEAALTGDIRGRRIGIPREYRMEGLSDQIDALWRQAAEMLRDAGAEIVDISLPHTRYALPAYYVIAPAEASSNLARYDGVRYGRRAKLGAGDGIVEMYEKTRAEGFGPEVQRRIMVGTYVLSAGFYDAYYNRARKVRALIKRDFDQAFAEGIDAILTPATPSAAFGLGEMAGKDPVEMYLNDVFTVTVNLAGLPGISVPVGLDGQGLPLGMQLIGRPWDEGNLLNLAQSLESAAGFAAKPSRWW; encoded by the coding sequence ATGAGCGCGCTGAACGAACTGACCATCTCGGCCGCCCGCGACGGGCTGCGCAAGGGCGATTTCACCGCGGCCGAGCTGACCGGGGCCTGCCTGGACGCCATCGAGGCCGCCGGCGCGTTGAACGCCTATAGCCATGGCACGCCCGACCAGGCGCGCGCGATGGCCGCCGATGCCGACAAGCGGCTGGCGGCCGGCGACGCGCCCGCCATGTGCGGGATTCCTCTGGGCATCAAGGACCTGTTCTGCACCAAGGGCGTGCCCTCGCAGGCGGCCAGCCGCATCCTCGACGGCTTTCTGCCGCAATATGAATCGACGGTGACGCAGAATCTGTGGGACGCGGGCGCGGTCATGCTGGGCAAGCTCAGCATGGACGAATTCGCCATGGGTTCCTCGAACGAAAGCGCCTGCTACGGCCCGGTCGTCAACCCGTGGAAGGTGGACGACCGTCAGCTGACGCCCGGCGGCTCGTCCGGCGGGTCGGCGGCGGCGGTGGCGGCGGATCTGTGCCTGGCTGCGACCGGAACCGACACCGGCGGCTCGATCCGCCAGCCCGCGGCCTTTACCGGCATCGTCGGGCTGAAGCCGACCTATGGCCGGGTCAGCCGCTGGGGCGTGATCGCTTTCGCCAGCTCGCTGGACCAAGCCGGGCCGATGACGAAATCGGTGCGCGATGCGGCGATCATGCTGGGCGCCATGGCCTCGGTCGATCCCAAGGATTCGACCAGTGCCGAGCGTGAGGTGCCCGATTACGAGGCCGCGCTGACCGGCGACATCCGCGGCCGCAGGATCGGCATCCCACGCGAATACCGCATGGAGGGCCTGTCGGACCAGATCGACGCGCTTTGGCGTCAAGCGGCCGAGATGCTGCGCGATGCCGGCGCGGAAATTGTAGACATCAGCCTGCCGCATACAAGATATGCGCTGCCGGCCTATTACGTCATCGCCCCGGCCGAGGCCTCCTCGAACCTGGCGCGCTATGACGGGGTGCGCTACGGCCGCCGCGCCAAGCTGGGCGCCGGCGACGGCATTGTCGAGATGTATGAAAAGACCCGCGCCGAGGGGTTCGGCCCCGAGGTGCAGCGCCGCATCATGGTCGGCACCTATGTGCTGTCGGCGGGTTTCTACGACGCCTATTACAACCGCGCTCGCAAGGTCCGCGCGCTGATCAAGCGCGACTTCGACCAAGCCTTCGCCGAGGGCATCGACGCCATCCTGACCCCCGCCACCCCCAGCGCCGCCTTCGGCCTGGGCGAGATGGCGGGCAAGGACCCGGTCGAGATGTATCTCAACGACGTCTTCACCGTGACGGTGAACCTGGCCGGGCTGCCCGGGATCTCGGTGCCGGTCGGGCTGGACGGGCAGGGCCTGCCGCTTGGGATGCAGCTGATCGGGCGGCCCTGGGACGAGGGCAATCTGTTGAACCTTGCGCAGAGCCTCGAATCTGCGGCAGGCTTCGCGGCGAAACCCTCGCGCTGGTGGTGA
- the gatC gene encoding Asp-tRNA(Asn)/Glu-tRNA(Gln) amidotransferase subunit GatC: MAITEDEARKVAHLARIAVKDADLPALAQELNGILHFMEQLNEVDVDGVEPMTGVEPMRLKRRQDIVTDGEMQDLILKNAPDAREGFFAVPKVVE, from the coding sequence ATGGCGATCACCGAGGACGAAGCCCGCAAGGTCGCGCATCTGGCGCGGATTGCGGTCAAGGACGCCGACCTGCCCGCATTGGCGCAGGAATTGAACGGCATCCTGCATTTCATGGAACAGCTGAACGAGGTCGATGTCGATGGCGTCGAGCCGATGACCGGCGTCGAGCCCATGCGTCTCAAGCGCCGCCAGGATATCGTCACCGACGGCGAGATGCAGGACCTGATCCTGAAGAACGCGCCCGACGCGCGCGAGGGCTTCTTTGCCGTACCGAAGGTGGTGGAATGA
- a CDS encoding Mrp/NBP35 family ATP-binding protein: MTISRERVLDELARIALPGGGTLVSRDMVRALNVESGVVRFVIEAADAAGARELAPVEAEAQRLLSALPGVEKVQIVTTAPAGPRGAQPQVTARSGAAAAPPPNLTIGRHPTPQAGPAPVSGVARIVAIGSGKGGVGKSTLTSNLAVALARKGRRVGLLDADIYGPSQPRMLGLGGQRLTNDGEMIQPLHAHGVTVMSLGLMMKEGEAVVWRGPMLMGALQQMLNQVKWGELDVLLVDLPPGTGDVQLSLCQKAQVTGAIIVSTPQDVALIDARRAIDMFDKLKTPVLGLVENMSTYICPNCGHEAHLFGHGGVAAEAAKLNLPFLGEIPLNLEVRLAGDAGTPVAAGEGPVADAFARLADRMIGGGMA, translated from the coding sequence ATGACGATTTCACGGGAACGTGTGCTCGACGAGCTGGCGCGGATCGCGCTCCCCGGGGGTGGAACCCTGGTTTCGCGCGATATGGTGCGGGCTCTGAACGTGGAATCGGGCGTGGTCCGATTCGTCATCGAGGCGGCCGACGCCGCCGGCGCGCGCGAATTGGCGCCCGTCGAGGCCGAGGCGCAGCGCCTGCTGTCGGCCCTGCCGGGGGTCGAGAAGGTGCAGATCGTCACCACCGCCCCCGCCGGGCCGCGCGGGGCGCAGCCGCAGGTCACGGCCCGCTCGGGTGCCGCCGCGGCGCCGCCGCCGAATCTGACCATCGGCCGCCATCCGACGCCCCAGGCCGGGCCGGCGCCGGTCAGCGGCGTGGCCCGGATCGTCGCCATCGGCTCGGGCAAGGGCGGGGTGGGGAAATCGACCCTGACCTCGAACCTCGCCGTGGCGCTGGCGCGCAAGGGGCGCCGGGTCGGGTTGCTGGACGCCGATATATACGGTCCCTCGCAGCCGCGGATGCTGGGCTTGGGCGGGCAGCGCCTGACCAACGACGGCGAGATGATCCAGCCGCTGCACGCCCATGGCGTCACCGTCATGTCGCTGGGGCTGATGATGAAGGAAGGCGAGGCCGTGGTCTGGCGCGGCCCGATGCTGATGGGCGCGTTGCAGCAGATGCTGAACCAGGTGAAATGGGGCGAGTTGGACGTGCTGCTTGTGGATCTGCCGCCCGGAACCGGGGACGTGCAGCTGTCGCTGTGCCAGAAGGCGCAGGTGACGGGGGCGATCATCGTCTCGACGCCGCAGGACGTGGCGCTGATCGACGCCCGCCGCGCCATCGACATGTTCGACAAGCTCAAGACCCCGGTGCTGGGGCTGGTCGAGAACATGTCCACCTATATCTGCCCGAATTGCGGACACGAGGCGCATCTCTTCGGCCATGGCGGCGTCGCGGCCGAGGCCGCCAAGCTGAACCTGCCCTTCCTGGGCGAGATTCCCCTGAACCTCGAGGTGCGGCTGGCCGGGGATGCCGGCACGCCCGTCGCGGCCGGCGAGGGGCCGGTGGCCGATGCCTTCGCCAGACTGGCCGATCGGATGATCGGCGGCGGCATGGCCTGA